One window from the genome of Chroococcidiopsis sp. TS-821 encodes:
- a CDS encoding glycoside hydrolase family 5 protein, producing the protein MKKLKKYLTIFLLSYLFIIGTIFIWFDTKSSAVSSNLWLHVDGIHIKDIHNNKVVLRGVSVPDLAHYDFRGRTGKSPVELIELLTDRQQGWYSTVVRLPVYPIWKLGYNSNPQRYYENYIKPAVEKCVERKIYCIIDWHYIDNPANLDAETRAFWTDIAPKYKNYPNVLFEVFNENSTDMSWATWKNIVQPWVDLIRSYAPNNLILVGAPHYAQHLYDAPNNPIKGKNIVYVGHIYPGLERKLWDQWIFNVADKIPLFITEWGFRNGADYPTSGTITNFGIPLKKKLEEYNLSWTCWVADHTWQPEMFDKNWNLLVGENYMGGFVKDYLLSKK; encoded by the coding sequence TATCTTTTTATTATAGGGACGATATTTATATGGTTTGACACCAAATCTTCCGCAGTATCATCTAATCTTTGGCTTCATGTAGATGGTATACATATCAAGGATATACATAACAATAAAGTTGTTTTACGGGGTGTCTCAGTTCCTGATTTAGCTCACTATGACTTTAGGGGAAGAACAGGGAAATCTCCTGTGGAACTAATCGAGTTGTTAACGGATCGTCAACAAGGATGGTACTCTACAGTAGTTAGATTGCCTGTATATCCAATCTGGAAGTTAGGTTATAATTCTAATCCTCAACGATATTATGAAAACTACATTAAGCCTGCTGTAGAAAAGTGTGTGGAACGAAAAATTTACTGCATCATAGATTGGCATTACATAGATAATCCTGCTAATTTAGATGCCGAAACACGTGCTTTTTGGACTGATATCGCACCAAAATATAAGAATTATCCTAATGTTCTATTTGAGGTTTTTAATGAAAACTCAACTGACATGAGTTGGGCAACATGGAAAAACATTGTTCAACCGTGGGTAGATCTGATCCGTTCTTATGCCCCTAATAATTTAATTTTGGTAGGAGCACCGCATTATGCTCAACATCTTTATGATGCTCCCAACAATCCAATTAAAGGTAAAAACATTGTTTATGTGGGTCATATTTATCCTGGATTAGAGCGAAAATTATGGGATCAATGGATTTTTAATGTAGCAGATAAAATTCCTCTATTTATTACCGAATGGGGATTTCGTAACGGTGCTGATTACCCTACCAGTGGAACTATAACTAATTTTGGCATTCCCCTGAAGAAGAAGTTAGAAGAATATAACTTAAGTTGGACTTGTTGGGTTGCTGACCATACTTGGCAGCCAGAAATGTTTGATAAGAACTGGAATCTGTTGGTCGGTGAAAACTATATGGGTGGATTTGTTAAAGATTACCTTTTGAGCAAGAAGTAA
- a CDS encoding O-antigen ligase has translation MKPLNFEEKLVWYTIIGTYGLYLFGAQPIVIPIVAWILVGYLGKKIWQQSKDVPDNRQITIPFTAWLWLISMCIIVVAIVMGNLDANVDNVRLMKSVFKWTREHALWGLLPLVACLNIRPKLLYRAVCILCAQSLIVIPFCYLAYLLRLPSSSLYVSPLAKVGGNSPDLYSVVFYFLDYDSNQVRLTLFAPWAPNLALISLIYFFIARQETNKTWRRIGMIGALVMVLVSVSRAAVLSFPVILLLTWLLTNFTRPGIYFATGIGSFFLSIFSTQITNFVSSFTEQVHGARATSSEARMNLVKLSLNKWWNDAPIWGHGYTEPIGPAIVYFLPIGTSGCGTWVNLLYTKGIVGFMAFAVPFLWSLIYLVTQAHRSAIAKTGLSIILVFFFFSFTEELDLLAYLYWPGLLMLGLAFRAEVQLTPVSIRKPLLEG, from the coding sequence ATGAAACCACTCAATTTCGAAGAAAAATTAGTTTGGTACACGATTATTGGTACCTATGGCTTATATCTTTTTGGAGCACAGCCTATAGTCATACCTATAGTAGCTTGGATATTAGTAGGCTATCTTGGCAAGAAAATTTGGCAGCAATCAAAAGATGTTCCTGACAATCGACAAATAACGATTCCTTTTACAGCATGGTTATGGCTCATTTCAATGTGCATAATCGTAGTAGCTATAGTCATGGGTAATCTTGACGCTAATGTTGATAATGTTAGATTAATGAAGTCTGTTTTTAAATGGACTAGAGAACACGCTTTATGGGGTCTGCTGCCCTTAGTTGCTTGTCTTAATATTAGACCTAAATTGCTTTACAGAGCAGTCTGTATTCTTTGTGCTCAAAGTTTAATTGTCATTCCATTTTGTTACTTGGCATACTTACTACGTCTCCCTAGTAGTAGTTTGTATGTTTCTCCTTTAGCTAAAGTCGGAGGAAATTCCCCAGATCTTTATAGTGTAGTTTTTTATTTTTTAGACTACGACAGCAATCAAGTTCGCTTAACTTTGTTTGCTCCTTGGGCACCTAATTTAGCTTTAATATCACTCATTTATTTTTTCATTGCTCGGCAAGAAACAAATAAAACATGGCGTAGAATTGGTATGATAGGCGCGCTTGTCATGGTATTAGTTTCGGTATCGCGCGCAGCAGTCTTATCCTTTCCAGTGATTTTATTGCTTACTTGGCTTTTGACAAACTTTACTCGACCTGGAATATATTTTGCTACAGGGATAGGTAGCTTTTTCCTAAGTATTTTTTCAACTCAAATAACTAATTTTGTTAGTAGTTTTACTGAGCAAGTGCATGGTGCTAGAGCAACTTCCTCTGAAGCTCGAATGAACTTAGTTAAACTATCTTTGAATAAATGGTGGAACGACGCACCTATTTGGGGACATGGATATACTGAGCCTATTGGTCCAGCAATTGTATACTTTTTACCAATAGGAACTTCGGGATGTGGTACTTGGGTAAACTTACTTTACACTAAAGGGATAGTGGGTTTTATGGCATTTGCTGTGCCATTTTTGTGGAGCCTTATTTATTTAGTGACTCAAGCGCATAGAAGTGCGATCGCTAAAACAGGATTGAGTATTATATTAGTTTTCTTCTTTTTCTCATTTACTGAAGAACTCGACCTTTTAGCTTATCTTTACTGGCCTGGTTTATTAATGTTAGGTCTAGCTTTTAGAGCAGAAGTTCAATTAACTCCTGTCAGCATAAGAAAACCTTTATTAGAAGGCTAA
- a CDS encoding glycosyltransferase family 2 protein, producing the protein MKKVSVIIPVYNVEQYIAETVNSVLQQTYTNFELLLIDDGSPDKSIEICQKFNDPRIKIIRQKNRGVAAARNTGIRHSQGDYLAFLDADDLWLPQKLEKHIEHLENSPTVGVSFSRSAFIDEEGKPLKLYQMSKLKDITPLDLLCRTPIGNGSAAVFRKEVFAEIKFQDNFEGTTEDVYFNEDRNLHPSEDVECWLRIAIQTKWQIEGVAAPLTLYRVNPHGFSAQIFKKLRSWETLLEKAQAYTPIEHMHQWKAPAMAYQLRHLTRRAVTLEAKSTAIELIHRALLTHWQILIEEPHRTLMTLAAAYSLFLLPKSLHSRLKDAAIKIVGRIQNHTLITEEYQQSV; encoded by the coding sequence ATGAAAAAAGTTTCTGTAATTATTCCAGTATATAATGTAGAACAATATATAGCTGAAACTGTAAATTCAGTTCTTCAGCAAACCTATACAAATTTTGAATTACTTCTTATTGATGATGGTTCTCCTGATAAAAGTATAGAGATTTGTCAAAAGTTTAACGATCCGAGAATCAAGATTATCCGTCAAAAAAATCGAGGAGTAGCAGCTGCCAGAAATACAGGTATTCGTCATAGTCAGGGAGATTATTTAGCTTTTTTAGATGCAGACGACTTATGGTTGCCGCAAAAATTAGAAAAACACATTGAACATTTAGAAAATTCACCAACTGTTGGCGTCAGCTTTAGCCGCTCTGCTTTTATTGATGAAGAAGGAAAGCCCTTAAAGCTGTATCAAATGTCCAAGCTTAAAGATATTACTCCATTAGATTTACTATGTCGTACGCCAATTGGTAACGGTTCGGCAGCAGTGTTTAGAAAAGAAGTTTTTGCAGAAATCAAGTTTCAAGATAATTTTGAAGGTACGACAGAAGATGTTTACTTTAATGAAGATAGAAACTTGCATCCTTCAGAAGATGTTGAATGCTGGCTACGAATCGCTATTCAGACTAAATGGCAAATAGAAGGAGTTGCAGCACCACTAACACTCTATCGAGTCAATCCTCACGGATTTTCGGCACAAATTTTCAAAAAACTGAGATCGTGGGAAACATTGTTGGAGAAAGCTCAAGCATATACACCCATAGAACATATGCATCAATGGAAAGCTCCAGCAATGGCGTACCAACTACGACATTTGACTAGAAGAGCAGTAACTTTAGAAGCAAAATCAACAGCAATAGAATTGATACATAGAGCTTTACTTACACACTGGCAAATTTTAATTGAGGAGCCGCATCGCACGCTTATGACTTTAGCCGCTGCTTACTCATTATTTTTGTTACCAAAATCCTTACACTCTCGACTTAAAGACGCAGCAATAAAAATCGTAGGACGAATCCAGAACCATACTCTGATAACAGAAGAGTATCAGCAATCCGTATAA